In Levilactobacillus brevis, the genomic window CTCCCGTGACGGCCAAGGCGGCACCCAAGGCCCCAATTAAGACGAGACCAAACTGATAGGTATCCCCGATGGCTAAGCGGATCAGATTGGCCCATAACGTCCCTAAGAGACCGAGATTGAAGAGGCCCAGTGCGGCTAAGGCTAGAAGTACCAGCCCAATGACATTACTGGTATAGGGAAACGGCTGCTTTTTCGTCGTCCGCCGCTTAGTCGGTTTACGTTTTGCTGGCCGACGCCGAGACGTCTTTCGTTTCGTAGCCAAGAAGCGGCCCCCTTTCGTTTTTCAAAAATTATTTCAGCTTATCGTGTGGGTACTGATGAACCCGTTCGAGATTCGGAAATTGTTGCTGCCGCAAGACTTCGTAGATGACAATGGCAGCCGAATTCGAGAGGTTCAGCGCCCGAATGTGGCGGTCATCTTGGGGAATGCGAATACACTTCTCGACGTTCTTACGCATGAACGGTTCGGGTAACCCCGTGGTCTCCTTACCGAACAAGAAGTAGTGGTCGTTATCGTTTAGACTGTAATCGGGTTCCGTGTAGTCCTGATCCGCAAATTTTGAGACTAAGTAGAGTTGCGTTGGGTCCGGAATTGACGCTAAAAATTCCGGTAAGTTTTCGTGGTAGCGGACATCGACCTTGTCCCAGTAGTCCAGGCCGGCCCGTTTCAAATGGGCATCATCGACCGAGAACCCCAGCGGCTTGATGAGGTCTAAGACCGTATCTGTGCCGGCACAGGTCCGGGCGATGTTTCCCGTATTGGCTGGAAATAGTGGTTCAAATAACGCAATATGATTCGTCATA contains:
- a CDS encoding tRNA (cytidine(34)-2'-O)-methyltransferase, with the protein product MTNHIALFEPLFPANTGNIARTCAGTDTVLDLIKPLGFSVDDAHLKRAGLDYWDKVDVRYHENLPEFLASIPDPTQLYLVSKFADQDYTEPDYSLNDNDHYFLFGKETTGLPEPFMRKNVEKCIRIPQDDRHIRALNLSNSAAIVIYEVLRQQQFPNLERVHQYPHDKLK